The Mustela nigripes isolate SB6536 chromosome X, MUSNIG.SB6536, whole genome shotgun sequence genomic sequence ATTTTCACACTTCACCACCAGCTCTATACGAGCAAGGAACATTTCTGGCTTCTGTACCATGTTGTGGGTGCTCGGGAATCacgtgttgaatgaatgactgaatgaagaaAAGAGCCTGTCAGGATGCAAATCTCCTTACCTACCTCTTCTATCTGCCTGGCAATAGCAATATAAGAAACCGTATGGGTTGATGGGAGCAAGCTTATTCCATACTTTACCAGAATAGTTCTTTACAAAATGAGATTTATACCAATACAGTTGGTATTTCTTGGAAGAAAGGAAGTCCAAGAACAGATAGGACAAATATGGAGGGAAGATTTTAGCCATGGAAGATTCTAGCCATGGAAGATTCTAGCCAAGGAAGATTCTGGGGGTTCTAGTGAGGTACACTCATAGAGCAAAAAGTCGGGTGTTGGGTCAGTTGGAGGagtatgcgactcttgatctgagggttgtgacatctaagaaaaaaaagtcaggtgCTGAAAAGAAGGGGAGAGGTGCCTGGAAGTTGAACTTGACCTCCTCATCTGTGCTGGGCCCATCTTGAATGCACAAATCCTGCATATGTGAGTATCTGTGCTTATGCCTAAGTATTTTTAGCATGAGGCAATTCCATGTCCTGTCCTACTATTTGTAGCTCAAAGAAGTACCTGTTAATGATTTCTTGTTTCCCAATGCAGGCGGAAGACAGCAAGAGCTCAAGTGCCACCATTCCCTCCAACGTCCCCTCCAACATTGCCTCCAGCATTCCCTCGTGCAGGTCCCTGTCATCCGCCGAGGATGGCCCCAGCGGCCATTGCAGTCTCCCAACTGGGGAGCTGGCCCGGAACTTACAGGACAGTGTCAGGCACCGCATTCTCTACCTCTCCGAGCAGCTGAGAGTGGAGAAGGCCAGCCGGGATGAAAACACCATGGGCTACCTCAAGCTGGTGTCCAAAGCCGACCGGCACCAGGCCCCCCACATCCGGCAGGCCTTCGAGAGGGTGAACCAGCGCGCCTCTGCCACCATTGCCCAGATCGAGCGAAGGCTGCGCCATTGCCACCAGCAGCTGCAGGAGCTGCAGGAAGGCCGCAGGCCCAGGGGCTTCGCGCTGAAGGCAAAGAGCAGCCTGGATGAGTGCAAGCAGCCCAGCGAGAAGACCCCGTTTTCTGAGCCTCCCAAGCCGAGCAGGCCAGACGGCCTGTCCACCAAACTGTCTGACGTTGTCAGACACGTGCCCCTGGAGAGTCACTTCCGAGCCTCGCAGCCAGGGAAGCCCTCCGAGACAAAGTGTGTGGCCCAGCGGCGCAACTTGTTATTGCAGAAGATGAAGGAAGACCTGAAGGCAGCCAGGGAGCTCCACCTCAGCCTCCAGGTGTCCTATCAGAGCTTGAAGGAGAAGCATGGGACGGACCTGCAGGCGTCTCTAGTGTCCCTTCAGGAAGAGAAATGCAGGTGAGCGGGAGATCCTCCCCTCGGCTGCCCCAGCTCTGGGAACAGCGCTCCTCCCAGGACTGTGTGCAGGAGAGTGAAGGGCAGCGTGGATGTGAACTTGGAGGGTCacgggaggggaaggggggcgaAGCCAGTGAGTATTTCTCTGGGCAGTGGGATGCCCCCACAGTGGGGAGGGCTCATCCCGGCCCGCTGTTGCACTCGGGCCTGCATCATCTGCTGCCAGCGTGGTTCCAGCTCGGGGTCCTGCTCGGTGGTCCCAGAAGCTGGGGGCTCCGCAACGGTGTGGTGGTGGGGAGCACAGCAGATGCCCGCTGCCCTTCAGGGAGCGGTCTGGCGCCTGCTATAatagagcaggggaagcaggtgccccaccAGTCCCGGTCCCTTCACCTGTGCTCGTAGCTGAGTTGGGGCCAAAGATCCCATATAGGATATTTATTCTGAAAATGTTTGTCTTCTGGGGAATGCTTTCTCCCCACTGTGTGGTGGGTCAACTTCATTTTCATCTAAGACCAGACTAGGTCCCACAAATAGGGAGAAAAAGGCATACTCGGTCTCTCGAAGG encodes the following:
- the TEX28 gene encoding testis-specific protein TEX28, which produces MVLKAEDSKSSSATIPSNVPSNIASSIPSCRSLSSAEDGPSGHCSLPTGELARNLQDSVRHRILYLSEQLRVEKASRDENTMGYLKLVSKADRHQAPHIRQAFERVNQRASATIAQIERRLRHCHQQLQELQEGRRPRGFALKAKSSLDECKQPSEKTPFSEPPKPSRPDGLSTKLSDVVRHVPLESHFRASQPGKPSETKCVAQRRNLLLQKMKEDLKAARELHLSLQVSYQSLKEKHGTDLQASLVSLQEEKCRQALLEEQADQHLQGRLDEIYRLRQSLASAEEKMVYLSYERAKEIWEVMETFKNRISKLETLQRATQVEMMESSRTRPQKFVSRCASLLLTLAAVFLVFVSTVCACPLPLVTSRLRTCTTLMLIGLGALAWQKRHALPAADWQAWVPSRWRLSSKDSKPLSDGT